One genomic segment of Camelus ferus isolate YT-003-E chromosome 19, BCGSAC_Cfer_1.0, whole genome shotgun sequence includes these proteins:
- the MAFB gene encoding transcription factor MafB: MAAELSMGPELPTSPLAMEYVNDFDLLKFDVKKEPLGRAERPGRPCTRLQPAGSVSSTPLSTPCSSVPSSPSFSPTEQKTHLEDLYWMASNYQQMNPEALNLTPEDAVEALIGSHPVPQPLQSFDGFRGAHHHHHHHHPHPHHAYPGAGVAHDELGPHAHPHHHHHHQASPPPSSAASPAQQLPTSHPGPGPHAAAGTTAAGGSGSVEDRFSDDQLVSMSVRELNRHLRGFTKDEVIRLKQKRRTLKNRGYAQSCRYKRVQQKHHLENEKTQLIQQVEQLKQEVSRLARERDAYKVKCEKLANSGFREAGSTSDSPSSPEFFL, encoded by the coding sequence ATGGCCGCGGAGCTGAGCATGGGGCCCGAGCTGCCCACCAGCCCGCTGGCCATGGAGTACGTCAACGATTTCGACCTGCTCAAGTTCGACGTAAAGAAGGAGCCCCTGGGGCGTGCAGAGCGCCCGGGCCGGCCTTGCACGCGCCTGCAGCCAGCTGGCTCGGTGTCGTCCACACCGCTTAGCACGCCGTGCAGCTCGGTGCCCTCGTCGCCTAGCTTCAGCCCCACCGAACAGAAGACTCACCTCGAGGACCTGTACTGGATGGCGAGCAACTACCAGCAGATGAACCCCGAGGCGCTAAACCTGACGCCCGAGGACGCGGTGGAGGCGCTCATCGGCTCGCATCCAGTGCCACAGCCATTGCAGAGCTTCGACGGCTTCCGCGGcgctcaccaccaccaccaccaccaccacccacacccGCACCACGCGTATCCGGGCGCCGGCGTGGCCCACGACGAGCTGGGTCCGCACGCGCACCcgcaccatcaccaccatcaccaagcGTCGCCGCCGCCGTCCAGCGCTGCCAGCCCCGCTCAGCAGCTGCCCACCAGCCACCCGGGGCCCGGGCCGCACGCGGCGGCCGGGACGACGGCGGCTGGCGGCAGCGGCAGCGTGGAGGACCGCTTCTCCGATGACCAGCTCGTGTCCATGTCCGTGCGCGAGCTGAACCGCCACCTGCGGGGCTTCACCAAGGACGAGGTGATCCGCCTGAAGCAGAAGCGGCGGACCCTGAAGAACCGGGGCTACGCCCAGTCGTGCAGGTATAAACGCGTCCAGCAGAAACACCACCTGGAGAATGAGAAGACGCAGCTCATTCAGCAGGTGGAGCAGCTTAAGCAGGAGGTGTCCCGGCTGGCCCGCGAAAGAGACGCCTACAAGGTCAAGTGCGAGAAACTCGCCAACTCCGGCTTCAGGGAGGCGGGCTCCACCAGCGACAGCCCCTCCTCTCCCGAGTTTTTTCTGTGA